Proteins encoded within one genomic window of Thiothrix litoralis:
- a CDS encoding type II toxin-antitoxin system VapC family toxin: protein MVLTDTGFWLALINKRDKHHDRAVAFMAACREPLLTTWPVMTEACYLLGRDVSVESQMIFLQMLRHDMVDIADISTGQIVKMETLMQKYADLPMDLADASMVLLAEALGHGRILSTDQRDFNTYRWKNHQPFENLLLP, encoded by the coding sequence ATGGTCTTGACTGATACGGGGTTCTGGCTTGCCCTGATTAACAAGCGCGATAAGCATCATGACCGGGCAGTGGCTTTCATGGCTGCGTGCAGGGAACCGTTGCTGACAACCTGGCCGGTTATGACGGAAGCTTGCTACCTGTTGGGGCGTGATGTCAGTGTGGAAAGCCAGATGATTTTCCTGCAAATGCTCCGTCATGACATGGTAGATATAGCGGATATATCAACAGGTCAGATTGTGAAAATGGAAACCCTGATGCAGAAATACGCCGACCTGCCAATGGATTTGGCGGATGCTTCAATGGTGTTACTGGCGGAAGCGCTGGGTCATGGACGTATACTCTCCACCGATCAGCGCGATTTCAATACCTACCGCTGGAAGAATCACCAGCCGTTTGAAAACCTGCTATTGCCATAA
- the pheA gene encoding prephenate dehydratase, with protein MSERLAALRERIDALDTQMLALLNERARCAEEVAHTKLAEDPKAKFYRPEREAQILTRMQSLNQGPLRHEQITHLFREIIASCLALEESMRIAYLGPEGTFTQEATFKHFGLNVATQPVDSIPQVFREVEAGRVRYGVVPIENSTEGVITHTLDMFMQSGLRICGEISLRIHQNLMCRHANWQSVQKVYSHAQSLAQCRYWLDKNLPQAERIPVSSNAEAARLASLDDTAAAIGSRQAAPIYGLQIMQDSIEDNPNNTTRFLVIGDQVVSPSGNDRTSLLVSTRNRPGSLYHLLKPLAENGVDMTRIESRPSRTTNWEYSFFLDVRGHEQDAAIGGALEALRQEAEVVRVLGSYPVAVM; from the coding sequence ATGAGTGAAAGGCTTGCTGCCTTGCGTGAACGTATTGATGCGCTCGACACCCAGATGCTGGCGTTGTTGAATGAACGCGCCCGCTGTGCTGAAGAAGTAGCGCACACCAAATTGGCGGAAGACCCGAAGGCGAAGTTTTACCGCCCGGAACGCGAGGCGCAAATTCTCACGCGGATGCAGTCGCTGAATCAAGGCCCCTTACGCCATGAGCAAATTACGCACCTGTTTCGCGAAATCATTGCCTCGTGTCTGGCGTTGGAAGAATCCATGCGCATTGCGTATCTGGGGCCAGAAGGCACTTTCACACAAGAGGCTACTTTCAAGCACTTCGGGCTGAATGTTGCTACCCAACCTGTCGATTCTATCCCGCAGGTGTTCCGTGAAGTGGAAGCGGGCAGGGTGCGTTACGGGGTTGTGCCCATCGAGAATTCGACCGAAGGCGTGATCACGCATACGCTGGATATGTTCATGCAATCGGGCTTGCGGATTTGCGGGGAAATTTCCCTGCGCATCCATCAAAACCTGATGTGCCGCCACGCAAACTGGCAGAGTGTGCAAAAAGTGTATTCGCACGCACAATCGCTGGCGCAATGCCGCTATTGGCTGGATAAAAACTTGCCACAAGCCGAACGCATTCCGGTAAGCAGTAATGCCGAAGCGGCGCGTCTGGCCTCGCTGGATGATACCGCAGCGGCGATTGGTAGCCGTCAGGCCGCGCCGATTTACGGCTTGCAGATCATGCAGGACAGCATCGAAGATAACCCTAACAATACCACGCGCTTTTTGGTCATCGGTGATCAGGTGGTGTCACCGAGTGGTAATGACCGTACCTCGCTGCTGGTATCCACCCGTAATCGCCCCGGTTCCTTGTATCACTTGCTGAAACCGCTGGCTGAAAACGGCGTGGATATGACCCGCATCGAATCGCGCCCGTCGCGTACCACTAACTGGGAATATTCGTTCTTTCTGGATGTACGTGGGCATGAGCAAGACGCCGCGATTGGTGGGGCGCTGGAAGCGCTACGGCAAGAAGCGGAAGTGGTACGGGTGCTGGGTTCTTACCCCGTCGCCGTCATGTGA